In Microvirga lotononidis, a single genomic region encodes these proteins:
- a CDS encoding inositol monophosphatase family protein, with protein MTVSRESSRLLSVAQRAALEVRDPLREAFRSTIAVDYKVDLHDVVTEHDKRSEEAITAFIMREVPDSVLLGEEGGSVGSGSIQWYVDPIDGTSNFARGLAFWCVSIAAVVEGEIAAGVVYDPISDNLFTADLDGAYLNGRRIVSQAVPHEQHATLITGYPMTRDFRLDGKRQSLDDIGLLIETFSTVRRPGSAALSIAHVAAGWVDAAAGFGVNPWDVTAAILILRQARGTYLPLTLGKVDEAAKDYACPGYVAIGEGGNYPTLTGIAKRISERRRTLSSGPRVSAAKA; from the coding sequence ATGACAGTCTCAAGGGAATCGTCCCGCCTCCTCAGTGTCGCCCAGCGGGCCGCGCTGGAAGTCCGCGATCCGTTGCGTGAAGCTTTCCGCTCGACCATTGCGGTCGACTACAAGGTCGATCTTCATGACGTGGTGACAGAGCACGACAAGCGCTCGGAAGAAGCAATCACTGCATTCATCATGCGCGAAGTTCCGGATTCCGTCCTGCTCGGCGAGGAAGGTGGCAGCGTCGGTAGCGGCTCTATTCAATGGTATGTCGATCCAATCGACGGCACCTCCAATTTCGCACGCGGACTTGCCTTTTGGTGTGTATCCATTGCGGCCGTCGTCGAGGGTGAAATCGCGGCGGGCGTCGTCTACGATCCGATTTCCGACAACCTGTTCACGGCTGATCTTGACGGCGCTTATCTCAACGGTCGCCGCATCGTCTCGCAAGCGGTGCCACACGAGCAGCACGCGACACTCATCACCGGATACCCCATGACCCGCGACTTTCGCCTCGACGGGAAGCGGCAGTCTCTCGACGACATTGGCCTCCTGATCGAGACGTTCTCGACCGTCAGGCGCCCCGGCAGCGCGGCGCTCAGTATCGCTCATGTAGCGGCCGGATGGGTGGATGCGGCGGCAGGCTTCGGAGTCAATCCCTGGGACGTCACGGCTGCGATCCTGATCCTCCGACAGGCGCGCGGAACCTATCTCCCGCTCACGCTCGGAAAGGTTGATGAGGCCGCGAAGGATTATGCCTGCCCAGGTTATGTGGCTATTGGCGAGGGCGGGAACTACCCGACACTGACCGG
- a CDS encoding ABC transporter substrate-binding protein, which yields MMKFHSEVECRRQTSAAFPTAGLAALLLLASIPTAVAQDTGLEALIAAAKKESPINVYDSTGKIVEIATGFSKKYGLKATGMKVSANSQLEMIVREGRAGNVQGDVVLITDTPAALAQLMPQGFVESWVPPEMANKIPAQFQKPLAISTNANVWAYNTEVYDKCPVTNLWEMTEPKWKGKVAFIDPLTKGSYTDWFNQMAQHGDAEVAAAYKAYFGKDLTTKEASATAAWLKAFAANAPLVTDGDDPISEAIGAPGQKAPFFGLVSSAKFRDNVDKGYKLGLCTDLKPWVGWTYTKLGLIAQKTKSPNAAKLFIHYLLTPEGIAPQMQDGKMPTNTDIKLPEDEPSRVGDVADRLFQYDASTGLSDWDSRQDWQDFWQVNYKK from the coding sequence ATGATGAAGTTCCATTCCGAGGTCGAGTGCCGGAGGCAAACGAGCGCGGCATTTCCCACTGCTGGTCTCGCGGCGCTTCTGCTGCTGGCGTCGATCCCTACGGCGGTTGCCCAGGACACCGGCCTCGAGGCGCTCATCGCAGCGGCCAAGAAAGAAAGTCCGATCAACGTCTACGATAGCACCGGGAAGATCGTCGAGATCGCCACGGGGTTCAGCAAGAAATATGGTCTGAAGGCCACTGGCATGAAAGTCTCGGCCAATAGTCAGCTTGAGATGATCGTCCGGGAAGGGCGAGCCGGCAATGTCCAGGGCGACGTGGTCCTGATCACCGACACGCCCGCCGCTCTTGCGCAGTTGATGCCGCAGGGCTTCGTGGAGAGCTGGGTGCCACCGGAGATGGCGAATAAGATCCCTGCTCAGTTCCAGAAGCCGCTCGCCATTTCGACGAACGCCAATGTGTGGGCCTACAACACGGAAGTTTACGACAAGTGTCCGGTCACGAACCTTTGGGAGATGACAGAACCCAAGTGGAAGGGGAAGGTCGCGTTCATCGATCCGCTCACCAAGGGCAGCTACACGGACTGGTTCAACCAGATGGCCCAACATGGGGATGCCGAGGTGGCGGCCGCCTATAAGGCGTATTTTGGCAAGGATTTGACGACTAAGGAGGCGAGCGCCACCGCGGCGTGGCTCAAGGCTTTTGCGGCAAACGCGCCGCTCGTCACGGATGGGGACGATCCCATTTCCGAGGCCATCGGTGCGCCCGGACAGAAGGCCCCGTTCTTCGGCCTCGTGAGTTCGGCCAAGTTCCGGGATAATGTCGACAAGGGATATAAGCTTGGTCTGTGCACAGACCTCAAGCCCTGGGTCGGCTGGACCTACACCAAGCTCGGACTGATCGCACAGAAGACCAAGAGCCCCAATGCCGCAAAGCTGTTCATTCACTATCTCCTCACACCCGAGGGAATTGCCCCGCAGATGCAGGACGGCAAGATGCCGACCAATACCGACATCAAACTCCCGGAGGACGAACCGTCCAGGGTCGGCGATGTCGCGGATCGGCTCTTCCAATACGATGCATCCACTGGCCTTAGCGATTGGGATAGCCGTCAGGACTGGCAGGACTTTTGGCAGGTAAACTACAAAAAGTAA